In the Acomys russatus chromosome 11, mAcoRus1.1, whole genome shotgun sequence genome, one interval contains:
- the Taf11 gene encoding transcription initiation factor TFIID subunit 11 isoform X2 produces MDNTGESPTDKGGEPGESEEMRTTPGAPAAADTEGIPEETDRDGDADLKEAAAEDSELKSRDVSDLTAAEREDSSLLTPAAKKLKLDTKEKKEKKQKVDEDEIQKMQILVSSFSEEQLNRYEMYRRSAFPKAAIKRPWMCVKSGEKPLPCSPST; encoded by the exons ATGGACAACACTGGGGAGTCGCCCACAGACAAAGGCGGAGAGCCAGGGGAGTCAGAGGAGATGAGGACTACTCCTGGGGCCCCGGCGGCTGCCGACACTGAGGGAATCCCGGAGGAAACGGACCGCGATGGAGACGCGGACTTGAAAGAAGCCGCGGCAGAGGACAGCGAG CTCAAGAGTCGGGATGTCTCAGATTTAACAGCCGCTGAGAGGGAAGACTCATCACTACTTACTCCTGCAGCCAAAAAACTCAAACTGGACacgaaggaaaagaaggagaagaagcagaaagtggaCGAAGATGAGATTCAGAAGATGCA AATCCtggtctcttctttttctgaggAGCAGCTGAACCGTTATGAAATGTATCGCCGGTCAGCATTCCCCAAGGCAGCCATTAAAAGG CCCTGGATGTGTGTGAAAAGTGGGGAGAAACCCCTCCCCTGCAGCCCAAGCACATGA
- the Taf11 gene encoding transcription initiation factor TFIID subunit 11 isoform X1: MDNTGESPTDKGGEPGESEEMRTTPGAPAAADTEGIPEETDRDGDADLKEAAAEDSELKSRDVSDLTAAEREDSSLLTPAAKKLKLDTKEKKEKKQKVDEDEIQKMQILVSSFSEEQLNRYEMYRRSAFPKAAIKRLIQSITGTSVSQNVVIAMSGISKVFVGEVVEEALDVCEKWGETPPLQPKHMREAVRRLKSKGQIPNSKHKKIIFF; encoded by the exons ATGGACAACACTGGGGAGTCGCCCACAGACAAAGGCGGAGAGCCAGGGGAGTCAGAGGAGATGAGGACTACTCCTGGGGCCCCGGCGGCTGCCGACACTGAGGGAATCCCGGAGGAAACGGACCGCGATGGAGACGCGGACTTGAAAGAAGCCGCGGCAGAGGACAGCGAG CTCAAGAGTCGGGATGTCTCAGATTTAACAGCCGCTGAGAGGGAAGACTCATCACTACTTACTCCTGCAGCCAAAAAACTCAAACTGGACacgaaggaaaagaaggagaagaagcagaaagtggaCGAAGATGAGATTCAGAAGATGCA AATCCtggtctcttctttttctgaggAGCAGCTGAACCGTTATGAAATGTATCGCCGGTCAGCATTCCCCAAGGCAGCCATTAAAAGG cTAATCCAGTCCATCACTGGCACCTCTGTGTCTCAGAATGTCGTGATTGCCATGTCTGGTATTTCTAAAGTGTTTGTCGGGGAGGTGGTAGAAGAAG CCCTGGATGTGTGTGAAAAGTGGGGAGAAACCCCTCCCCTGCAGCCCAAGCACATGAGGGAGGCTGTGCGGAGGTTGAAGTCCAAGGGGCAAATCCCCAACTCAAAGCACAAGAAAATCATCTTCTTCTAA